Part of the Debaryomyces hansenii CBS767 chromosome C complete sequence genome is shown below.
AAACTTCAACATATACTCACCTTTTCTATTACTCCTTCCCATTATTCTATTCTTAACCCATTCATACACTCAATTCAACCTTTTTCAACCCTTAAATTTAAACATCTCTCCATCTCCATCCCAACGGCctattctttcaatttcatttatttttcaacacACCgctaaattcattataaaCTTCATATTTTACTCCAACTTCtcccatttttcaattcccCTTAATCCTCCCATATTCAACTCAATTCCACATCTTATCATTTTCCTTCTCTTACCTCATCTCAAATACTACTACTTCTGCTAACTCTACTTTCAACtccaaataaataaatctaatCTAATAAacatcatttttcaatttaaatttCCTTTCTATAAATTAATCAGCCCCACCAATTCTTCTCCGGCCCTCTTACTTATATATAAACACTACCAATTCAACATTCCAATTTCATTACTCACAAACCTACTCCATCAAAATACATTATAATTCTtaactatatatatcataTCACgccaattcattaatttaaaCTATCCCTACACCGCTAATATCACCAACCGCCTCACTTTATCTTCTCATTCTTCATATTCTATTTCCGCTCCTCATTCCAACCTCCCTAACtcaaacaaattaatactccattttatttacaatatCAACGCACTTTATCTAAATCTCCTCCATACCCGCTTACTACATCACCTCTCATTTCCCACCacttatcattattcacGCCTCATCCTTTTCCCATCGGCTATTTATTTCAGCTCCATAACAATAACATCAGCATAATTTCTACAATCCATAACGCTTAAATAACGCATACCAACTTATACCCCTTAACTTTAATATTCCATCCCGCTTCAACCTTATCCTTCTCCCCTTCTCCCCCCCTTCATACACCTCAATATTCTATAAACTATCGGCCacatattaatttatacGACACCCATTCTATCGGAATATCATCCTCGCTTCACTAAAACACGCCATCCACGACATTCTCGCACGATCGCCAACTTCTTATCATCACATGACCAGCGTTATGAGCATTGCTATTTATGCCAACTTCTCTCCCCGATATACCACCCCATATACGCCTATCCGAAGAGGAAGCTACCCATTTCATCTACTAATACTCTTCTCTACACTATGCTGCCCTTTTTCTGgctcaaataattttttttatattttctatatatttaacaattttctgagatttttccaataatataattatctATTCTTATATATTCCCGACTAATCTTCATCCAGATAATCCAGCTCCAGATAATCCAGATCATCTACCACAGGATCATTCTTAGGGATCTTGGGCCCTTTCCGAGCAACGCTTTTAGGGGAATCTGACGGAGCAAAGAACCTTCCCAACGGCGATGCCTGCAAACTCTCCGTTATTCTTTGGCGGAGATGCTGGGGAGAAAGCAAGGACCGGCGCGGCGTCTCGGGAAACGAGGGAGGCGATCCTAAAGAGCGCGCGCTGGGAGGCTGCTTTGGCTGCTTTGACTGCTTTTGCACGCGCGTTGGGTGGGAAGACCCAGGAACGGCCAGGCTTTGCGTGCTCGATTGATAGATAAGGGGGTGCACCCGCCTGGCACTCAGATTCGGCGTTGGGGGACCCGATGGCATGGCTCGAGGACTTGAGGGGCCTGAGGGGCCTGATGGGCTTTCGCTACGGAATAACCGTCCACTCGTTGCAGACAGATATAGATGGACGTCTTTGACTTTTAGGGTCCTGACTGGGGTGACAGGAGAAGCTAGGGCTGcactttctttttctcGTTTCTCCTCTGCCCGTTTTCTTTCCCTTTTCTCTCTCTTCTCTCTTTTCCttatcttttctttctcctCTCTTTTTCTGATCTTTTCCTCTCTTTTCCTGATATCTTCCTCTCTTTTACTGATCCTTTCTTTCTCCTTCCTCTTCCTTTCCATTTTTCTCTCTTTTCTTTCCTTTTTTTCTCGACTATGGCGTTTTCTCGCTCCCAGAAGCACTTCTCGAGACACATGCGCATCATATAACGGCGCGCCTAGATATGCATCTTGCGGAGGTAAAGCAAACCCAGAAGATGCAGGAGCGTGATATGGAGCAATGGGTGCGTGGTAGGGAGGTGAGAAGGGAGGACGATAACCTGGGAGCTGGTGAACATAAGGGGACGAAGCGTGGTTTGGGGAGAGGCTCGAATCGTTCCACGAAACAGACACTGGAGGGGCGTCGGGAGCTGGAGGTTCAGAAGGTGGAACAGCAGAAGGTTCAAGCGGAGGAACAGGCGTAGGATCAGAGCCTACAGCCCTATTATAATCTATGCGAGGAATTTCCATAAGCATATCCGAAATAGAATCAACCTCGTCATCTGCATAAACAGGATTCCCGCCAATATCATCACGCAAGGGTTCAACTTCCTCAACctcgtcatcttcataaACAGGATTCCCGCCAATATCATCACGCAAGGGTTCAACTTCCTCAATCTCTTCATTGACAGGGCTAGCCGGGTCAATTGAAACATCAGATGCCACCACCTCATCCACATCACCCGGCTCACCCTCCGGCTCAACAACCTCACCCTCGAAACCGATAAACTTCCGACGCAACCCCAGCCGATGCCAGACCTGGCCCAAATGACGGGACCGGAGCACATCGGCGGCGTTGACTGATGGCGGATAATTCGCAATCGTCCCGTAATGCTCCGTGGACGTGGCCACCGAATGGCCCAGGGTCCGCGCAATGGTCTCGTAAACCAGACGGTACATGTCGAGATCTGCAGTCACGCTTTTGGTGTAATGGAACTCGATGCACCGCTTGAGGATCTGGCGCACCTCACAGAACTTATACTCGCGCTGGTTATCCATGCCGTACGTGAACCAATACAGGACTCCTCTCCGGATCTTGTCCGGCAGCATCGCATCAAACTGGTACAACTTCTCACTGCTCTCCACACGCGACAGCTCCACGTACATCCGCCTGAAGACGAGCACATACCACAAAAACAACAACGACAATTCAGGACCGATTTCCCGGATGATGGGGTCTTTCGAATTGGCCGACTTGTTATAGTTATAGCAAAACCCAAACGTGGGGCCAAGAAAGTACACACCCCGATACTCCTTGGACGTGCCCTCCACCGATAATCGGTCGATCTCAGTTGACCGTGCCGGCAAGCACAGGATATGGAGGAGCGTGATGAGGATGAGCGACAAGTTGGTGTGTGCTTTCCGGAACAGGTCGATGTTGTTGTTATGGATCGAGAGCAATCGGTGCTTATATCGCGAATACAGCGGTACTCTCACGCACTCCGTAAACGAAACCATCCCGTCGCTGAGCCGAGCGTTGTCAACGGAGTAGTCCAATTCTTCACCATTCGACAAATCCTGGATGGTTTCCTGTGCAAGGTCGTACAACCGGCCGAATATCTTGCTGATCATATTCGTGTGGCCCACAACCACGTTGTCGCTGTTGAAGATGTCTCCCGTGGAAAAGTTGAGGCGAAAGAGATTACCCTCGCTTCGAGCCAACGATAGCCCGAGATATGTATAATGGGTGCGCACCTGGGCCAATATGCGGTACAGACCGGTGTCCACAACAGACGGATCCTCAGCGTCTCGAAGCGATACGCGGCGGGTGCGCGCCCGTTTGATGATATCCAACAAAACACACGTCTTGGCCACATAGCATATTCCGCTCAACGACCGGCAATACTGCTTGGTCGGATACTTAGCCCCTAGGTACCCGAGGTACACCACAAACGCATTTTCGTTTGACGtattttgttcttcttcttcttcggcATTATTGT
Proteins encoded:
- a CDS encoding DEHA2C00099p (no similarity) gives rise to the protein MFPPQLYYFFLFQQHKTMSVLDDANFPSMEEFFERYGDDGVQEPRDEHYMSHEEYEETYAAQFSYEFGSTKDTKLRDVSETPINYDVSDYYFDPQLGLGIHKEIGLVVVFHRDPRKNYIIRSLLFERYAQAIMCKMTSFRGALQLSRAKDELSSKLVLSCEMGEPGLEHARGKLSPQCMPLQAVPIHFGFGCGCGIIRRRYGELSRHSCIQRDSIRPMAFQKFPQRYGLRPANFEVYCPTDDGYVEARARDGPASSSSSSSSSSSSLSGTATTVQNSRTTTVPDSQHHPLVKKILQEVDREMVDIQVKGMKEANFVPKIAQLLVGAMTLFSANINHVNLAGLEVVRLFKGAANNTGRASNNFNRRPSTYFRAVQTYSTCVQYSKYMAELVYMVLMYGPKPAASLALTEMLDKYRDDEVVLEVNSRDYHNLTGYSQFITAEERTRILDQTFTESSLRDIDQLVHWIMDHCIRKEFDENLSVAGDEQQQQPDIDIESDAIAAGILDEDGDDNNETPEVYLEAMNTTMSSSQQQTAAESLASLYYPVYGVNNNAEEEEEQNTSNENAFVVYLGYLGAKYPTKQYCRSLSGICYVAKTCVLLDIIKRARTRRVSLRDAEDPSVVDTGSYRILAQVRTHYTYLGLSLARSEGNLFRLNFSTGDIFNSDNVVVGHTNMISKIFGRLYDLAQETIQDLSNGEELDYSVDNARLSDGMVSFTECVRVPSYSRYKHRLLSIHNNNIDSFRKAHTNLSLILITLLHISCLPARSTEIDRLSVEGTSKEYRGVYFLGPTFGFCYNYNKSANSKDPIIREIGPELSLLFLWYVLVFRRMYVESSRVESSEKLYQFDAMSPDKIRRGVSYWFTYGMDNQREYKFCEVRQILKRCIEFHYTKSVTADLDMYRSVYETIARTSGHSVATSTEHYGTIANYPPSVNAADVLRSRHLGQVWHRSGLRRKFIGFEGEVVEPEGEPGDVDEVVASDVSIDPASPVNEEIEEVEPLRDDIGGNPVYEDDEVEEVEPLRDDIGGNPVYADDEVDSISDMLMEIPRIDYNRAVGSDPTPVPPLEPSAVPPSEPPAPDAPPVSVSWNDSSLSPNHASSPYVHQLPGYRPPFSPPYHAPIAPYHAPASSGFALPPQDAYLGAPLYDAHVSREVLSGARKRHSREKKERKERKMERKRKEKERISKREEDIRKREEKIRKREEKEKIRKREKREKRERKRAEEKREKESAALASPVTPVRTLKVKDVHLYSSATSGRLFRSESPSGPSGPSSPRAMPSGPPTPNSSARRVHPLIYQSSTQSSAVPGSSHPTRVQKQSKQPKQPPSARSLGSPPSFPETPRRSLLSPQHLRQRITESLQASPLGRFFAPSDSPKSVARKGPKIPKNDPVVDDSDYSESDYSDED